One segment of Desulfosudis oleivorans Hxd3 DNA contains the following:
- a CDS encoding nucleotidyltransferase domain-containing protein, protein MAPTKDAVIRDIRRYGATLRENSIPVQRVLLFGSWARGAAGEDSDVDIALISDKFTGDRFEDRRRIVPLRRAINNRIEPIPFNSKTFANGGNLIDEIIRHGEEIDAVV, encoded by the coding sequence ATGGCTCCAACAAAAGATGCCGTCATCCGCGATATAAGAAGATATGGCGCCACGCTCAGGGAAAACAGCATTCCTGTTCAGCGGGTTCTGCTTTTCGGCTCATGGGCCAGGGGGGCGGCCGGTGAAGACAGCGATGTTGATATTGCCCTTATTTCTGATAAATTTACCGGAGACCGGTTTGAAGACAGGCGCAGAATTGTTCCGCTGAGACGGGCCATCAACAACCGGATCGAGCCGATTCCGTTTAATTCAAAAACCTTTGCAAATGGCGGCAACCTTATTGACGAGATCATTCGTCACGGGGAAGAGATTGACGCCGTTGTCTGA